In one Thermodesulfobium acidiphilum genomic region, the following are encoded:
- a CDS encoding flagellar biosynthetic protein FliO, which produces MKIRLISIFFLIFLLVLSFNSCSFAIQKDIKGPLPSFFQKDESSYIKFEDKNPNDVYVLNARINQTGNSSAEDNKVYNKTPSTGSETVKNLTLSSNSTSKELQNDNLLYVNQSPKASVNSDIDNKTSQSNLDPKTPVTTAAKNNNSASNDSSLLLTNTSERLQPGSESPNIMGYLIRFFAFLVLLVLVPLLIIRKLRGKLKVDYSIPKSLNGFVRIVDRVSLSYSELFIIEVMDKYLLLSLSKDGEIRLLKEFDTLGIIPEKENYDKKLVKSSFLDILRKFRQEVKQLNKN; this is translated from the coding sequence TTGAAAATACGCCTTATTAGTATCTTTTTCTTAATTTTTTTGTTAGTATTATCCTTTAATTCGTGTTCCTTTGCTATTCAAAAAGATATTAAAGGTCCACTTCCTTCCTTTTTTCAGAAAGACGAATCTTCTTATATAAAATTTGAAGATAAAAATCCAAATGACGTATACGTTTTAAATGCTAGAATCAACCAAACAGGAAATTCGTCTGCAGAAGACAATAAAGTATATAATAAAACTCCTTCTACAGGATCAGAAACTGTTAAAAATTTAACTTTAAGTTCGAATTCTACATCAAAAGAACTTCAAAATGACAACTTGCTTTATGTTAATCAATCGCCAAAAGCTTCAGTAAACAGCGACATCGATAATAAAACATCTCAAAGTAATCTAGACCCTAAAACTCCAGTAACTACAGCAGCTAAAAATAATAATTCAGCTTCGAATGACTCTTCTTTACTGTTAACAAATACTTCAGAAAGGCTTCAACCAGGTTCAGAAAGTCCCAACATAATGGGTTATCTTATAAGGTTTTTTGCTTTTTTAGTCTTATTAGTTCTTGTTCCACTATTAATTATTAGAAAACTTAGGGGCAAGCTTAAAGTAGATTATTCGATACCCAAATCTTTAAATGGATTTGTTCGCATTGTAGATAGGGTATCACTTTCATACTCTGAACTATTTATAATTGAAGTTATGGATAAATATCTTCTTCTCTCTTTATCAAAAGACGGTGAAATTAGACTCTTAAAAGAATTTGATACCTTAGGCATAATTCCTGAAAAAGAAAATTATGATAAGAAACTGGTAAAAAGTAGCTTTTTAGATATATTAAGAAAGTTTAGACAAGAAGTAAAGCAATTAAATAAAAACTGA
- a CDS encoding flagellar basal body-associated FliL family protein: protein MKLFQNKKMLIILVTLVILGGGIGFYIANMLMPKPAPKEKHEPIFFTYPLQEFVVNTKDGRFLKASIVLELNEEIPIKSEAAAAEGKKVVLEPKAKPILDALTPELRNAAIIILSSQTYQDLITSQGKERLRQMLFQKFNQIVGRDIVKDVYFTNLVMQ, encoded by the coding sequence ATGAAATTGTTTCAAAATAAAAAGATGTTGATTATCTTAGTAACTCTTGTGATTTTGGGTGGAGGGATTGGTTTTTATATAGCAAATATGTTAATGCCAAAACCAGCCCCAAAGGAAAAACATGAACCAATATTTTTTACCTATCCTTTACAAGAGTTTGTAGTTAATACCAAAGATGGGAGATTTTTAAAGGCAAGCATCGTCCTTGAACTAAACGAAGAAATACCCATTAAGAGTGAGGCAGCAGCAGCAGAAGGTAAAAAAGTTGTTTTGGAACCAAAGGCTAAACCAATTTTGGATGCCTTAACTCCAGAATTAAGAAATGCTGCTATAATTATATTGTCGAGTCAGACATATCAGGACTTAATCACTTCACAAGGCAAAGAAAGATTAAGGCAGATGTTATTTCAAAAATTTAACCAAATTGTAGGTCGTGATATCGTAAAAGATGTTTACTTTACTAACCTTGTTATGCAATAA
- the gyrA gene encoding DNA gyrase subunit A produces MSEIIRVVEEEVKDSYLDYAMSVIIGRAIPDIRDGLKPVQRRIIYAMNEMGMTYDKPHKKCARVVGEVLGKFHPHGDTAVYDALVRMAQDFTYRYPLIDGHGNFGSLDGDNAAAMRYTEARLAKISNTLVSEMNFNIVPMQDNFDGSLKEPEVLPAKFPQLLANGASGIAVGMATSIPPHNLGELIDALLLILKNPQISEEELLKVLPGPDFPTGGIVVGKNGIKEYFLTGKGKVILRGRYKIETGLKSNKLVISEIPYSVNKAILVEKIDQLIKEKRLDGVSEIRDESGREGIRIVLELKKGASSEKVIKKLYKHTTMQITFGVIMLSLVAGVPKVLPVKDVLLHFLNFRKDIQRKRLERILEDLKKRLVLLSALSKALEKIDQVIEIIKKSLNPTEAKKKLCEFLQISEEGAQGILDLRLQRLTSLEREKILKDLEKTLSEIKETEFALNDEGRFLEILENELIEIKSNFADKRKTEISLDFEEEDILEEDIPEGEVIVTISKLGFIKRMKKDVFERQNKGGKGIDGIQKSSAIQDRIQTSIVLSNKDRILFISSKGRAYTLLAYSIPEFSRTSRGTGIANILPLSEDEKITFMVQIKEDEIKKDIILATSMGYLKKIKLENIISKRRNGVIAIKLNDSESVVGACMVCEDKFLLYSSNGFATLANLKNLRNMGNNSHGVIGMRLSKDDKLLGIVPDSNYFIVIDKNGNGKKVSSDNFTSHKRGTKGVRVSKNKLATILNYKEGMDLIIYTEKGKVIRIDIDSVKQLSRNAKGIKLQKLDKTDSVLDAAVVRSNANLIEDNL; encoded by the coding sequence ATGTCTGAAATTATAAGGGTTGTAGAAGAAGAGGTAAAGGATTCATATTTAGACTATGCAATGAGCGTAATAATTGGTAGAGCAATACCCGATATAAGAGACGGCTTAAAACCCGTTCAAAGAAGAATCATTTATGCAATGAATGAAATGGGCATGACATACGATAAACCTCACAAAAAGTGCGCAAGGGTCGTTGGCGAGGTTTTAGGAAAATTTCATCCTCATGGAGATACAGCTGTATACGATGCACTTGTAAGGATGGCTCAGGATTTTACATATAGATATCCTTTAATTGATGGTCATGGTAACTTTGGATCTTTAGACGGAGATAATGCAGCGGCAATGAGATATACTGAAGCAAGACTTGCAAAAATTTCAAATACCCTTGTTTCAGAAATGAACTTTAACATTGTACCAATGCAGGATAACTTTGATGGTTCCCTAAAGGAACCAGAGGTATTACCCGCAAAATTTCCTCAACTATTAGCAAACGGTGCTTCAGGAATAGCTGTAGGTATGGCTACTTCTATTCCACCACATAATTTGGGAGAATTAATTGATGCGCTACTTTTAATTTTAAAAAACCCTCAAATTTCCGAAGAAGAGCTGTTAAAGGTTTTACCAGGGCCGGATTTCCCAACAGGAGGAATAGTAGTAGGAAAAAATGGGATCAAAGAATACTTTTTAACTGGTAAGGGGAAAGTTATTTTAAGAGGAAGATATAAAATAGAAACGGGTTTGAAATCAAATAAATTGGTTATAAGTGAAATCCCATATTCTGTAAATAAGGCTATTTTAGTTGAAAAAATAGATCAGCTTATAAAGGAAAAGAGATTGGATGGAGTTTCAGAAATAAGAGATGAATCAGGAAGAGAAGGAATAAGAATTGTCTTAGAACTTAAAAAAGGGGCAAGTTCAGAAAAAGTTATAAAAAAATTATACAAACACACTACAATGCAGATAACATTTGGCGTAATAATGCTTTCATTAGTAGCAGGTGTTCCAAAAGTATTACCTGTAAAGGATGTATTGTTACACTTTCTTAACTTTAGAAAGGATATTCAGAGAAAGAGATTAGAAAGGATTTTAGAAGATTTAAAAAAAAGATTAGTGCTCCTTAGTGCCCTATCAAAAGCATTAGAAAAGATTGATCAGGTTATAGAAATTATAAAAAAATCTCTTAATCCCACAGAAGCTAAAAAGAAACTTTGTGAATTCCTCCAAATTTCAGAAGAGGGCGCCCAAGGCATTCTCGATTTAAGATTACAAAGATTAACATCCTTAGAAAGGGAAAAAATTCTTAAAGACCTTGAAAAAACTCTATCGGAAATCAAGGAAACCGAGTTTGCACTAAACGATGAAGGAAGATTTTTAGAAATTTTGGAAAATGAACTTATTGAGATAAAATCCAATTTTGCTGATAAGAGAAAAACTGAAATTTCTTTAGATTTCGAAGAAGAAGATATCCTTGAAGAAGACATACCTGAGGGTGAAGTTATAGTTACAATAAGCAAATTGGGATTTATAAAAAGAATGAAAAAAGATGTTTTTGAAAGGCAAAACAAAGGCGGCAAAGGCATTGACGGCATTCAAAAGAGTAGTGCAATTCAAGATAGAATTCAAACATCTATAGTTTTGTCGAACAAAGATAGAATATTGTTCATATCATCAAAAGGTAGGGCCTATACACTTCTTGCATATAGCATTCCAGAATTTTCAAGAACTTCGAGAGGTACAGGTATAGCAAATATTTTGCCCCTTTCAGAGGATGAGAAAATAACCTTTATGGTCCAAATTAAGGAAGACGAAATAAAAAAGGACATAATACTAGCTACATCTATGGGATATTTAAAGAAAATTAAGCTTGAAAATATTATTTCTAAAAGAAGAAATGGTGTAATTGCAATTAAACTTAACGATTCAGAATCAGTCGTAGGGGCGTGTATGGTTTGTGAAGACAAATTTTTGCTTTATTCTAGTAACGGATTTGCCACTCTGGCAAATCTTAAGAATTTAAGGAATATGGGGAACAATTCACACGGTGTTATTGGTATGAGATTATCAAAAGATGACAAACTTTTAGGAATTGTACCTGATTCAAATTACTTCATAGTAATAGATAAGAACGGAAACGGTAAAAAAGTAAGTAGCGATAACTTTACCAGTCACAAAAGGGGAACAAAGGGGGTTAGGGTATCAAAGAATAAGCTTGCAACCATTTTAAATTACAAAGAGGGAATGGATCTGATTATATATACAGAAAAGGGCAAAGTTATTAGAATAGATATAGATTCAGTAAAACAACTATCCAGAAATGCGAAGGGAATAAAGCTTCAGAAATTAGACAAAACAGATAGTGTTTTGGATGCTGCTGTAGTTAGATCAAATGCTAATCTAATAGAAGATAATTTATGA
- a CDS encoding FapA family protein, translating into MNIDLGLSVDKMLATICIRPQEGESLPSAEELKQYLTKGGINFGIDEEALKQAINNPGSIVTIARGENPTDPIDGKVEYKFPLKAEIKPKEDKSGNVDYFDLGFIFNVKEGDLLAIKTPPVEGKPGHDVTGKVLMPKKPFNPKFVAGKGAKLSEDGLSIFAEVAGTPRLIEGKVVVLQTLDIDKDIDFATGNIVFKGSVNIRGSVLSGFSVEADGDVVVSGIVEEAVIKSKGNVIVRSGFEGGTKGFIQAGKSVNIRFIHNGKVFAGEDVLIESEAFFSKITAGGKVLMQGRNSQISGGSVEAGIEIRAKVIGSYKHTKTLVSAGVVPGLREKLESIVNRIKSIEAQIKKAKELEEKFLYLKKRQKDKFLRSQAEALENVQKTLENYVNQIESLQKVKDEIIKTKEERKGGRIISEIIYPGVIVTIADISQEIKEEIRGANIRIEDGELKFY; encoded by the coding sequence ATGAACATAGATCTAGGTCTTTCTGTTGACAAAATGCTCGCTACAATATGTATTAGGCCTCAAGAGGGGGAAAGTTTGCCAAGCGCTGAGGAATTAAAACAATATCTCACAAAGGGTGGAATAAATTTCGGTATAGACGAAGAGGCTCTGAAACAAGCTATAAACAATCCTGGGTCTATCGTTACAATTGCTAGAGGTGAAAACCCAACTGATCCCATAGATGGCAAAGTTGAATACAAATTTCCTTTGAAAGCTGAAATAAAACCAAAGGAAGACAAAAGCGGAAATGTGGATTACTTTGATTTAGGATTTATCTTTAACGTAAAAGAAGGAGATCTTCTTGCTATAAAAACTCCTCCAGTAGAAGGAAAACCTGGTCATGACGTTACAGGGAAAGTTTTGATGCCAAAAAAACCCTTTAATCCAAAATTTGTAGCTGGAAAGGGAGCGAAATTGTCTGAAGATGGGCTTTCAATATTTGCAGAAGTTGCGGGTACACCAAGACTTATTGAGGGGAAAGTAGTAGTTTTACAAACTCTTGATATAGACAAGGATATAGATTTTGCAACAGGTAATATTGTTTTCAAAGGTTCTGTTAATATAAGAGGTAGCGTACTGTCAGGCTTTTCTGTTGAAGCAGACGGAGATGTAGTAGTATCTGGAATAGTTGAAGAAGCTGTTATTAAATCAAAGGGAAACGTAATAGTTAGATCAGGATTTGAAGGTGGGACAAAAGGCTTTATTCAGGCTGGCAAGTCTGTTAATATAAGGTTTATTCATAATGGCAAGGTTTTTGCAGGTGAAGATGTTTTAATAGAGTCAGAAGCCTTTTTTTCTAAAATTACAGCGGGTGGCAAAGTTCTTATGCAGGGCAGGAATTCTCAAATATCTGGTGGTAGTGTGGAAGCTGGCATCGAGATTAGAGCAAAAGTTATTGGTTCTTATAAACACACAAAAACTCTGGTAAGCGCAGGAGTAGTACCTGGCTTAAGAGAAAAACTTGAGAGTATTGTAAATAGAATAAAGTCTATTGAGGCGCAAATTAAGAAAGCAAAAGAATTAGAAGAGAAGTTTCTTTACTTAAAGAAAAGACAAAAAGATAAGTTTCTTCGATCACAAGCCGAAGCACTTGAAAATGTTCAAAAAACATTAGAAAATTATGTAAATCAAATTGAATCTTTGCAAAAAGTTAAAGATGAAATAATTAAAACCAAAGAAGAGAGAAAGGGCGGAAGGATAATTTCGGAAATAATATATCCGGGCGTTATTGTAACAATTGCGGATATATCTCAAGAGATTAAAGAAGAAATAAGAGGTGCTAATATCAGAATTGAAGATGGAGAATTAAAGTTTTACTGA
- a CDS encoding response regulator, with amino-acid sequence MAKILITDDATFMRKMLKDILTKNGHEVVGEGTNGLEALEKYKELKPDLTLLDITMPERDGLWALKEIKAFDPNAKIIMVSAMGQQAIVIEAIQAGARDFVVKPFQPDRVLEAVRKALS; translated from the coding sequence ATGGCAAAGATATTAATCACTGATGATGCTACTTTCATGAGAAAAATGTTAAAGGATATTTTAACAAAAAATGGGCATGAAGTAGTTGGAGAAGGTACGAATGGCTTAGAGGCTCTGGAAAAGTATAAAGAGTTAAAGCCAGATTTAACATTACTGGACATTACTATGCCAGAAAGGGATGGTCTTTGGGCGCTTAAAGAAATTAAGGCTTTTGACCCAAATGCCAAAATTATCATGGTTTCTGCAATGGGCCAGCAGGCTATAGTAATTGAAGCTATACAGGCAGGAGCTAGGGACTTTGTCGTTAAACCATTTCAACCTGACAGGGTATTGGAGGCTGTAAGGAAGGCGCTTTCCTAA
- a CDS encoding MotE family protein codes for MKWLMIIGFLIVAILGTVAGLYFSGTVKFPFLPSQRSEKAQPSPEVMQNPSPEQSTTLPQNQPKADQSQNINNTSSSMTQNQKNIIQSAAEKFKQQETLKLQREAKILSNMDPSDAAKIINNMDDSQAAKILSNMNNKEVSDILSELTSIDPKKATKLLNMMGASAGG; via the coding sequence ATGAAGTGGTTAATGATTATAGGCTTTTTAATAGTTGCTATATTGGGAACGGTTGCAGGACTTTATTTTAGTGGCACAGTAAAATTTCCTTTTTTGCCATCTCAAAGGTCCGAAAAAGCCCAACCCAGTCCTGAAGTTATGCAAAATCCAAGTCCTGAACAATCAACCACCTTACCACAAAATCAACCTAAAGCAGATCAATCGCAAAATATTAATAACACTAGCTCTTCAATGACACAAAATCAAAAGAATATTATTCAATCAGCCGCAGAAAAGTTTAAACAACAGGAAACGCTAAAATTGCAAAGGGAGGCAAAGATACTTTCAAATATGGACCCCTCAGATGCTGCTAAAATAATAAACAACATGGACGATTCCCAGGCAGCAAAAATTTTAAGCAATATGAATAACAAAGAAGTTTCAGACATACTTTCTGAGCTAACATCAATCGATCCAAAAAAGGCAACAAAACTTTTAAATATGATGGGAGCATCTGCTGGTGGCTAA
- a CDS encoding polyprenyl synthetase family protein, whose protein sequence is MNITTIGLELKSYIKLSETELARILETEVDTLRSASLHLLEAGGKRIRPTLVFLSALCVNQNVEKVIKYAAVVEGIHLATLIHDDVIDESNVRRGMLSVNGKYGFKVAILSGDFILAKITHFLSLLENKEPVRLMAEVIMRMAEGEVMQQEDLFKIVSIERYIVRCTNKTARLISSSAFLGSIDVLDKRNIFAEFGLNLGIAFQIIDDILDFTGEVKKLGKLPGSDLRSGVVTLPVLLLSKKRREVEILLEKKLEDGINKVIEMVKNDNVLKESVNLARHYSNRAIECLKELGVNNIYTKVLMDYVKMLEERVS, encoded by the coding sequence ATGAACATTACTACAATTGGTTTAGAATTAAAATCATATATAAAGTTATCAGAGACAGAACTTGCGAGGATCTTAGAAACAGAAGTGGATACCTTAAGAAGTGCATCTTTGCATTTATTGGAAGCAGGTGGTAAGAGAATTAGGCCAACGCTAGTCTTTTTGAGCGCACTGTGTGTTAATCAAAATGTAGAAAAAGTTATAAAGTATGCTGCTGTTGTTGAAGGTATACACCTTGCCACGCTCATACACGATGACGTAATCGATGAATCCAATGTAAGAAGGGGGATGTTAAGTGTAAATGGAAAATACGGCTTTAAAGTAGCCATTCTTTCTGGAGATTTTATTCTTGCAAAGATAACTCACTTTCTTTCTTTGTTAGAAAATAAAGAACCTGTAAGACTCATGGCAGAAGTTATTATGCGTATGGCTGAAGGAGAAGTAATGCAACAAGAAGACCTTTTTAAAATTGTATCTATTGAGAGATATATTGTTAGGTGTACTAACAAAACTGCAAGACTTATTAGTTCTTCTGCCTTTCTTGGAAGTATTGACGTGCTTGATAAAAGGAATATCTTCGCTGAGTTTGGTTTAAATTTGGGCATAGCTTTCCAGATAATTGATGATATATTAGATTTTACTGGAGAGGTAAAAAAGTTAGGTAAGCTCCCGGGTTCAGATTTGAGATCTGGAGTAGTTACTTTACCAGTTTTGCTCCTTTCTAAAAAGAGAAGAGAAGTTGAGATCTTGTTAGAGAAAAAGTTGGAAGATGGAATAAATAAAGTTATCGAGATGGTCAAAAATGATAATGTTTTGAAAGAAAGCGTTAATTTAGCAAGGCATTATTCAAATAGAGCAATTGAATGTTTAAAAGAATTAGGAGTTAATAATATTTATACAAAAGTCCTTATGGATTATGTAAAAATGCTTGAAGAGAGAGTATCATAA
- a CDS encoding flagellar brake protein: MPEEIIERISNLKEFYKSGTKIDIFLVLRSVDKEELDGPYSSLISYLDNDEVLWIETPMNKGFPLILAPQDLVLVNVKKGKLIYQFQSLILERRKEPNTNLFLFALKAAKEVKKIERRNFFRLPVILDITLKIKKNIQDKDFIIFKGKTKDLSGGGVRVAVKSSDYKEIMKLIKEDYIIFIEFEIDKRKKINQKIKFVNSYTDEESKIGFISFYFDNIYRGIQDSIIRFLFAKQREMKQKGIEFDE, from the coding sequence TTGCCCGAAGAGATAATAGAAAGAATTAGTAATTTAAAGGAGTTTTATAAATCTGGAACTAAAATTGATATTTTTTTAGTACTTAGATCTGTGGATAAAGAAGAACTCGATGGGCCTTATAGCTCTTTAATTTCTTACCTGGACAATGATGAAGTGTTATGGATAGAAACTCCAATGAACAAAGGATTTCCTCTTATCCTAGCCCCACAGGATTTAGTCCTGGTAAACGTTAAAAAGGGGAAACTAATTTATCAATTTCAAAGTTTGATTTTAGAAAGAAGAAAGGAACCCAATACAAACCTCTTTTTGTTTGCGCTAAAAGCTGCGAAAGAAGTTAAAAAAATTGAAAGAAGAAATTTCTTTAGATTGCCTGTGATTTTAGATATAACTTTAAAGATCAAAAAGAACATCCAAGACAAAGATTTTATTATTTTTAAAGGTAAGACAAAAGACCTTTCTGGAGGGGGAGTAAGGGTAGCAGTTAAGTCAAGCGACTACAAAGAGATAATGAAATTAATAAAAGAAGATTATATAATCTTTATCGAGTTTGAAATTGACAAAAGAAAAAAGATAAACCAAAAAATAAAATTTGTTAATTCTTATACTGATGAGGAATCAAAAATAGGCTTTATTTCGTTTTATTTTGATAATATATATCGGGGGATTCAAGACTCTATAATTAGATTTCTTTTTGCTAAACAAAGAGAGATGAAACAAAAGGGTATAGAGTTTGATGAGTAA
- a CDS encoding OmpA family protein, with amino-acid sequence MAKKKKNSNEGHGAGHDSAGGMRWLLTYSDMITLLMAFFILLFSMATINASKFAATAQALREAFGGYTILDRGSSVIGEPGSTTQSAPVVPDSALKAQEASLKIAEILRQSLNPNQFSVIQTERGYLVSILTDKILFDSGKANLKPDAFPLLKKIAAVLKKIDNEVYIEGHTDNVPIHTVEFPSNWELSAARAASVAKYFIEQGISPSRLVIAGYADTRPVASNDTPQGRQKNRRIDILITKK; translated from the coding sequence GTGGCTAAAAAAAAGAAAAATTCAAATGAAGGCCATGGAGCTGGTCATGATAGCGCAGGTGGCATGAGATGGCTCCTAACTTATTCAGATATGATAACTCTTCTAATGGCTTTTTTTATCTTGCTATTTTCTATGGCTACAATAAACGCTTCTAAATTTGCTGCAACCGCACAGGCCCTAAGAGAAGCATTTGGAGGATATACTATTCTTGATAGAGGGTCTTCTGTCATAGGAGAACCTGGTTCTACCACACAAAGTGCTCCTGTAGTTCCCGATTCTGCCTTGAAGGCACAGGAAGCTTCGTTAAAAATAGCTGAAATTTTAAGGCAATCTTTAAATCCCAATCAGTTTTCGGTTATTCAAACTGAAAGAGGATATTTGGTCTCTATTTTAACCGATAAGATTCTATTTGATTCCGGAAAGGCAAATCTTAAACCTGATGCTTTTCCCCTTTTAAAAAAAATTGCAGCAGTCTTAAAAAAGATTGATAACGAAGTATATATTGAAGGACATACTGATAACGTTCCTATACACACGGTAGAATTTCCTTCAAACTGGGAGCTTTCTGCTGCAAGGGCCGCTTCGGTGGCAAAATATTTTATAGAACAGGGGATATCTCCTTCTAGGTTAGTTATAGCAGGTTATGCCGATACCAGACCTGTAGCCTCGAATGATACCCCTCAAGGTAGACAAAAAAATAGAAGAATTGATATCCTTATAACAAAGAAATAA
- a CDS encoding sigma-70 family RNA polymerase sigma factor codes for MIDEKALWIKYRNNSTQENRNLLALNYLPLVKRIAAKIYTSIQGKVEFEELLNYGILGLLTSIERFEESRNLKFETFATHRIRGAILDGLRQIDPLKRGTRSKVKKIDKAISDLKVLLGKDPNDKEVANYLNITQEELLSWYTEIDALSTFQGDFSNSENSYIDLSMAIETLSEREKQVVDLYYYEDLSLDEIAKILNISISRVSQIHGKALIKLKSQLEGDK; via the coding sequence ATGATAGACGAGAAGGCTCTCTGGATAAAGTATAGAAACAATTCAACCCAGGAAAATAGGAACCTTCTTGCCCTTAACTATCTGCCGTTAGTAAAAAGAATTGCTGCAAAAATATATACAAGTATACAAGGTAAAGTAGAATTTGAAGAACTTTTAAACTATGGAATTTTAGGGCTGCTTACTTCAATTGAAAGATTTGAAGAATCTCGAAACCTCAAATTTGAAACCTTTGCTACGCATAGAATTAGAGGGGCAATTCTTGACGGTTTAAGACAAATTGACCCGTTAAAAAGAGGAACGCGTTCTAAAGTAAAGAAAATAGATAAAGCTATCAGTGATTTAAAAGTATTGCTTGGTAAGGACCCAAATGACAAAGAGGTTGCTAATTATTTAAATATAACCCAGGAAGAGTTGCTAAGTTGGTATACTGAAATAGATGCACTTTCAACTTTTCAAGGAGATTTTTCCAATTCAGAAAATTCTTATATTGATCTATCAATGGCTATTGAAACGCTTAGCGAAAGAGAAAAGCAAGTTGTAGATCTATACTATTATGAAGACTTATCTTTGGATGAGATTGCAAAAATCTTAAATATATCGATTTCAAGAGTATCTCAAATTCACGGTAAAGCTTTAATAAAGTTAAAATCCCAACTAGAGGGGGACAAATGA